The following is a genomic window from Garra rufa chromosome 4, GarRuf1.0, whole genome shotgun sequence.
gtggccaatagtttgaaggttcaaattgcagtttcaatgcagcttcaaagagctctacacgatgccaggcgaggaataagggtcttatctaatgaaacgattttctttaaaaaaaataaaatttatatactttttaaccacaaatgctcatcttgcactagctctgtgttgCGCATCcacaacttcacgcattacataatcatgttggtaaggtcacgcgtggttagttcttcacgTTTACTTTAGTTAAAAAAGGTTGGAAAGACTGAagatcattttctcctccaacttcaaaatcatccaacattgttgttttacctttttttgtaaaggtcatttgactttctttgaatgttcaatttgtaaacactgggtcctGGGACCTTTCCAACATCATCATGTAATGCGCAAGTTCTGCGCtggtgcaaaatgagcatttgtggttaaaaattatatacatatttgtattgttttaagaatttccaatcgttttgctagacaagtcCCTTATTGCTCGGCTGGGATCAtatagagcccattgaagctgcattgaaactgaaatttggaccttcaacccattggccatctttgaagtccactatatggagaaaaatcctggaatgttttcctcaaaaaccttaatttctttgcgactgaagaaagaaagacatgaagatcttagATCACGTTTGgtaaattatcagaaattttttattctggaagtgaacttcctttttgtgtatttggtgtaatgcaatgtgtttacgtGGTTTGAGGTTCAAACAACACATTATTTTCcaaatactgtacattattgttgctcctctctgtcccgcctttctgaaacatgTCAATTGTTGCTCATCGTTCTGAAAAGCACGCTGTGCTCTGATTAGCCAGCTATccagtgcattgtgattggccgaatacctcaagcgtgtgacggaaatgttacgccccttaccatgtTGTGATGCCATGTCCCGGTACAACgagataaaaacaataaaaaccaattacaaacgaggcatttgttgcatccagtgaggatgtaattactgattataatgactacAATACTGCGACTGTGCCACATAAACATGACACCATTGTCTGCATTCGTGATCATAAAAACGTCATACAACAAGTGcaactctacactgctcaaaactcgcattTGAAAAGAAAAAATTCTTAAGTATGAAAATGTACTTGCGGGCTGTGAGTCAGAAGCACCAGACGCTTTATAGAAACAGCCTTTGTGCACAGTATTCTCCCAGCCCTTAGTAAAATGGGCTGCACACACTTGAATATTTTCATTGTAatgttctggaacagtgttgtaaatataacttaaccactgatttttagttgtgtactcatttggaaggccaaactaAGTAAACACACAGCGTCTTCATGACATGGCGGCGGcagctgcaacaatactacagcgagaataaaagttacgccttctttttTTGTGTATACATTCGGGaggtgttatgcaaatcttcccacacagtgatgtaGATTTGTGGGGGCGTGTTTAAATGAGCCGTTTTAGGAAAGCTTTGTAAAGAATATCTCTTTCggtttgagactttaatctttgcaactttaTAGATCTTATATATGCAAActgcttgtaacactccaaagaaagaggaaaacatgaaatcgcatcatatgaccctttaaatataaatagtgttgaactgtgtgtgtgtgtgtgtgtgtgtgtgtgtgtgttgtaggcAGGATCATTGACTGTGCCTTCACTGTCACCTTCAATCCAAAGTTTGACCGTTTGCTTGAGGCTGTGAGAGATGCTACTAACACAGGCATCaaggtgagtgtgtgtgtgtgtaattgacATGATaaagttattttgtgtgtgtgtgtgtgtgcagaagtAATATTTTCTCTTTCTACAGTGTGCAGGTATAGATGTACGTCTTTGCGATGTTGGAGAATCAATACAGGAGGTGATGGAGTCGTACGAGGTTGAAATAGATGGAAAAACGTATCAAGGTATTGACTTAAATTATTTATTGCAAATGCTTAATACTAAGTTTGATCCCTTAAGTGCACATCTTGTGTGTATTTTCCAGTCAAACCTATTCGGAATCTGAACGGACACTCTATTGGTCAATATCGGATACATGCTGGTAAAACAGTGCCTATTGTGAAGGGAGGAGAAGCCACCAGAATggaggtgtgtgtttgttgatgtCATATAATttataggtaacactttacaataaggtgtcatttgctaacattagttaatgtgttAAGTAatatgaacgaacaatgaacaatacatttattacactgtttattaatctttgttaacgttaattaataaaaatactaatggtttgttcatgttagttcacagtgcattaactaatgttaacaaacacaacttgactttaataatgcattagtaaatgctgaaatgtaCATTAACTAAGATTCAttaatgctgtagaagtattgttcattcttagttcatgtactagggttgtgccgatagacgatagtatcgtgtatcgacgatagtcagagatatcgcctgttgctgatgcctttgacgatagtaagacgattattatcattatccatcaaaaaggcacctaactttagcgatgcagcgcggagagtcggttctaggatgcctcagaaacttgccgcggtataaacacacgcatagagtagatagcgccgcagatgtgtacagtgaaaatgggtaagagatttattcatcatacagtgtacatagattaagtgtagacttaagtgtagacagtcattaggataacagaggtagtaaaatgtggtttaggctgaaataaatatgatatatcagaatctgtctgtatatagtagacataaacattcacctcagtaacatctgtatgcgttaactagaattacgatgcaataaaatggcgctaaacatatgcacgtgaattacacgcacgTCGCTTCTCCACAtgctatatgaactgaactacaacatgaactgatgacaaagatcagacatatagcggtagcattatcgcaatatgacgggtacagaaagatacattcatttacattcaggcacgcacatttaccactcactgaagatagcagagaatgaaaccgaaagtaaacttgaacagaacaaccgtcagcgctctgtacacgcacaactgtgtcacaagtcacatgcactacccttacaaaacgaataaagaatttattacatattgacacatttacatattattaaacaaattagcacgatagtatcgtgtatcggcgatctcagagGCTGACGATAAGACAATATGAAAATTGAGCCCAACACTATCATGTACTAATGTAGTAAACTAATGaacctcattgtaaagtgttactcaATTATATTGCATTAAAGGTGTCTGTATCACTTTGGCTATGTCTGGAATAGCAAACAACTTTTACAATTTACGCAGTATGTGTACTTTGCCCAGTATGAATGGAATTTTACACCTAATCTTGAAGGTGTACATTTCATTTTAGCTATGTTTAGAATAGTATACTAGATTACTCCTCTTACTATTTCTGCCATGTGGAGTAATACTGCATGGAAAAACCGTATCCCATAATGCACTGTACTCATCTTGACCTTTCACAAATTGACCAGAACCATGTCTCAAACCTTGACATCattttaatttcttaaaacatgcgcttaaagggatagttcacccaaaaatgaaaatttgatgtttatctgcttaccccagggcatccaatatgtaggtgactttgtttcctcagaaaaacacaaacgaagatttttaatgaaaaccggtgcagtctgccagccttatcatgggcgtggatgggcaccaaaccctttaaaagtaaacaaaaacatgcacagacaaatccaaattacaccctgcggctcgtgatgatacattgatgtcctaagacacgaaacgatcggtttttgtgacaaactgaacagtatttatatcattttatatcattgatacacagccacgtccatctgtcatgagcacgagtttggcatcagtcacgtcacatgtgcacgcgctctgtcgtagaatacgcaaacgccggaagcgatctgttgcatgtatacgacactcattgtttccactgtgcacagagattgtgggtatagcggctattcaaaatggtaattacttgcgcgtatcctgattgtttaaaccgatttaaagctaaaagattacgtttgcttgcgcaaactcatccgggacttttcactgatttccccttacggcgtttgcgtattctacgctagagcgcgtgcacatgtgacgtgactgatgccaaactcgtgttCCTGACAGATGGacctggctgtgtatcaaaggtaaaaaatgatataaatactgttcagtttctcgcaaaaaacgatcgtttcgtgtcttaagacatcaatgtattgtcacgagccgcagggtgtaatttggatttgtctgtgcatgttttggtttacttttaaaggtttggtgcccatccacgtctatgataaggctggcagactgcaccggttttcgttaaaaatctttgtttgtgtttttctgaggaaacaaagtcacctacatcttggatgcccttggggtaagcagataaacatcaaattttcatttttgggtgaactatccctttaatgtttgtaATGGTTGCTTGTCACATTTGTTATAAACTTTTTCCCCGccagtgtttttaaaaaaagttgccaggatttttgatcattttcactAAAATATCATGGCCCCCAGAATATTACTACATGAACTACATTTTGAGCAAAGAGCTGAGAAAATCATGTTTTTACCAACTACTTCTGGATCATATTCAGTATTATGATCAAAGCAAAGATGCAGTAGATTGCTTCCATCAGTCCATCAGCACTCCCAAAGCTTCACAGTCCTTTACCACTTCCTGGATTGAAATTTAATTGTTTATAGTCGATGATCGCATTATTTTTCATATGCATCTACTTACATACATTATGAGATTGTTTGTTTGCATACCCTGGTCCCTATGCTAAAGCTTTACCaatattttccatttaaaataGCGAAATTTAACAAAAAAGTCAAGTATTTTGCACTGGTCATTTATAACGGACAATTAACATTTCTATCGTAAATTgtcaaatattaaatgtttaaacagTTAAGTAATGCCGGCTAGTTTTAACACCAGTCTTGATCATATTTCGATTGTTTTAACAcacaaaacttaaataaaaatggctttttcagttttattaatGACATAAGGTCAAGTGATTACAATGTGGTATACTACCATTTAAAACTTATGTTCTTGCTTACGATTTCACTGTACACTATTTGTGTACAGTAGCATATCATCATTGCTTACTgcagtgttaaagggatagttcacacaaaaatgtaaatcctgtcattaattactcaccctcatgtcgttccaaacctgtaagacctttgttcatcttcgaaacacaaaaattcgatatttttgattaaatctgaaagctttctggcCATGCATAGGCCGCAACACAACTGCCACGTTTTTATTTGCTtttcgcacaaaaagtattctcgtagcttcataaaattaaggctgaaccactgatgtcacatggactactgtattttaacgatgttcttactacatttctggaccttaaacatgtcagttgcgttgctgtctaaacagggtcagaaagctctcggatttcatcaaaaaaatcttaatttgtgttctaaagatgaacgaaggctatgggtttgaaatgacatgagggttagtatttatttgggtaaactatccctttaaaaagctGTAATTATACTTTCTGAGAAGTAAAACTCAAAAGTTTAAATCTTATTAAGTTCATCATCCTGTTATAGAatgaatatgtaaatattttgacAGCCTCTTTATTAATATCCTTTCACGCCCAGGAGGGGGAGGTGTATGCTATTGAGACGTTTGGCAGCACTGGTAAAGGAGTGGTGCATGATGACATGGACTGCTCACATTACATGAAAAACTTTGATGTGGGACATGTGCCAATCAGGTAAGAGCCAATGATAATCAACCGGTCatactttggtgcatttctgggaaaaaaaacagCAGCATTTAAGGAAAAGTTTTAGGTTTATGTACACAAACTATTTACACATAGAAAGCTGTAATTACATAGAAataattatttatgcatttaataaAATACAGCAATTTATGCTATAGTTTTAGGTTttattaaaggataagttcacttccagaacaaaaatttacagataattttctcTAACCCCCtttatgttcatgtttttcttcagtcgtaaagaaatagttttttgaggaaaacatttcaggattgctctccatgtagtggacctCTACGttgcccccaaatttgaacttccaaaatgtagtttaaatgcaacttcaaagggctctaaatgatcccagttattcaaaaatcgtcctacatcaatGCAGAAGTACCGagtatttttaaccttcaatccgttgagcaccattgaagtccactatatggagaaaaatcctggaatgtatcCCCCAAAACAAcgtttctttgcgactgaagaaaaaaagacatgaacatcttggatgacaaggaagtgagtaaattatctttacatacatttttgttctggaagtgaacttctccttaacAAATTTGCACCGAATGCGACAATTATTTAAGAATGGTTTTGTAAACAGGATTAATAAATTGAAGTACATTTTTGTAATCTTTCTTTAATGAACTTCAGGCTTCCCAGGGCAAAACACTTGCTAAACGTGGTGAACGAGAACTTCGGCACCCTGGCGTTCTGTCGCCGTTGGCTCGACCGTTTGGGCGAAAGCAAGTACCTAATGGCCCTTAAAAACCTGTGCGACCTGGGCATCATCGACCCCTACCCCCCTCTCTGTGACGCCAAGGGCTCGTACACAGCTCAGTTCGAACACACTATCCTGCTCAGACCTACGTGCAAGGAAGTCGTGAGCCGTGGAGATGACTACTGAGACGTACATATGCAGAAACACTCATACTCCAGTCCCATGCAAAAACATATAGGCATTCTTTAAAGAAACTAGTTTAAAACCAGAACTGCTGTTAAGGAAATGACCATACAGCATATACTTAGCATTAAGTTAGGCATGAAACTACTATGCATGGGTACGAGTTAGTGCCCCAAGTAATGTTTTCGAAGTGAGCGAGATAAAGACTTTATACTCTGTGTAGTGAATGAGAGAATGTAAAGAGTATGGCTGCTTGGCTTTACGTTACTGAAGGGCTTTTGCGAGGAAAAACTAATTCATCAGGAAATAAATCCGTTATGCACACAGCTTGTACAGTTTTTTTGATATTTGTGTAATATCAAATGACTGTCTCATCTAGTACCTATTACATTTTGAACTCCCtggattattttttaaaaacagactAAATAAATTGTACAATACTTCAGATTGTTTGTAGTTCTTTACAGGTTTAATCATTCATTGCAGGTTCAGTCTTTCAAATGATCATTTAGTGTGTAGATTtacacatttatgcatttggaatAATGCAGCTATTTACTAGGGCTGTTGTGATTCCTTGATTCAAATTGAGTACTTCATATTAAAATGCCATGCAGACAGAGTAactggcaaaataccggaagtggcgaaTTCCACAGATGAGAAttcatgaaacgcattattagactgttttccaaggctgaaagatatattaaacccatttaaaatcatACTAATTCATAATGCTCAGAGcggctctgttcacagtaaatgctgcttcaCACAAACTGTTATAATTTAACTACATGTGGAGCATCTCAagctccatctctgcatattgttgcATATTGTTGAGTTTGGGtctattataacgttcatctgggagtGTAACGTCCACCCTATCATCAGATCTATAAGGTAAACTGTTTATAAACCTAcaaaaacacaggagaatacatcaatatctctTTAAACATGCTAACTGTTCTTTGTGATTTCAAAATAAAGGTTTACATGTTTCAAAGTTACAAAGttcacgttttgatgtccacatattcaagacaattgcagtggctgtagcatttctgttgtAAGGAAATGGCCAAGTATTAAAGATTAGTTtacattaaatgttgtttagtcaatttTAAACAAGAATTAGATcacgcagtaaagtgtaaaaacttcATCAGGCCATTAGTGCCTTCTACAGTCATTCGTTATAATGTGTAATGTACAATAGTGCTATTATTTACAAGACATTATGTATTCCAACAATTTTGTTCAGTAAAAGAAAGTGCCTCTTCATTTATCTCTAATACGGTagaaaatcaaattaaacgaaatgtagattaTGTTAACTATAGATCAGTGCttaaaccatagatatatatacgtagataccgcattggaccgctccaagcacgtagatgcgtccgccatattggaacggtccacttgacgtcattggCCATACTATAGGTTCGCAGaacaacggctgtgcaggactgtggtattttgaatattcagtgattacatagatctatgggtgaatgacatCAAGTTGACCGCTGCGAAATGGTGGACGGCTtaaattcccaacatgcattgcgttgctgacgtcacgttcccagactctataacggcccatagaaacagtcgctaatgaggaatCTACGTATATAAATCTATGGtttaaacccctttctctacctgtcaaGTTGGTCGCGCACATCCGcgatatttgtagtttttttaaacactttttatgcgtgtttgtagttctaatcgaatcctccttcaccgcgcaatgtgttgtgggcaatattagccgttacaTTTGATGCGGTTTCACTTACCAgctgcagttctgaatcaaaaacaggatcttttatagctgggactgctccatctttcagtatcaaacgatgTGTAAATCCAGCGTCGAACTAGGCCTTGTATATAAAACGttcgtcaacaaacacacttgcaaaactcagTTTTTGCCCcggaaaaacaaactgcatctACTGTTCACGTAACGATGGGTTCTTCaggaagctgagcaaggttattttgccttacaaccaaaaccacacttctttagagacattcttccgAATGAGTCCCGTGTagcagtgcagccgaatgaagcGTGTTAATGGGTGTGCTCTTTGCTGGCTTGCTCTGGTCCATGTGTGCGCGGGCGCGCTCTTccgggagaaatgcccatacaaggagttcccTTCAGAACGTCATGAAAAGCATATTTGAGTATCTCGAACTCCATatctgcatgttgttgtgagtttgggtttattataacattaatCTGGGAACGCAATGTCCGCCATTTCACCAGATCTATAAGGTAAActatttataaacctatgcaaacacaagagagtacagcgatttcaaaataaaagtttaaaccgtcactctgagtttacacgttttgaagTCAACATATATAAGAAATTACCCTGGCTGTAGCAATTCTGTCCTAAAGAAATAGCCAGATATTAAATATTAACTAGACATTTCAAATTAAATGTTgattggtcaatattaaacaagaattATGCTGTGCACACCAGATGCGAATATTCTCATTGCGTTATCACTCTAGATTACTtgcagaaagtttttttttgtctcaCTCCCGCAAATAAAATCATTGCATAATGCTTTCTTTCCGATTGGCTTGCGCGACAAGGTGTCATGTAAATTTTCCTGGAGTTGAATTTTAGTTTGCGCAGAAGATGCGATATGTGTTGGCGGCAATTGTGTCGCCCAGTAGGGACTGAAAGTGGTTCAAAAAATGACATTAACACTTACACACAATTGCATTAGATTGCGCAATAAAGTGTCAAAACAATCGCCAGCAGCcttctgcagtcatttgttataatgcgtaatTTACAGTAGCACCagtgtttataatacattatgtatttcaacagttttgttcaataaaaccatgattgcttgcttttgatactttgaactatttttttttacctcattgctattatatatgtattttaagctattttaaaggctattgcttAAGTCTATTTTTATTACAACATATTATctaattactcgattaatcgtcagaataatcgacagattactccattaccaaaataatcgttggTGACAGGCCTATTTTACACAACAGTAGTTTGAATTATgaatttaatttaacaaaatttAGGAATGTTTTGAGCTTTTGCTAACTTTTTACGCATTGCTCTAATTACATAGTAGTTTTATGAACAATATGCACAATGCTCAAAGCAGTTATTTAAACTAGTTTTATGTTTATTAACTGAATGAGACAATTATGTAGTAACGGTTTTATTAATTTATGCATTGTACCCATTtacacattttacatttatgaatTTGGCACAATGAAACTAtacaattgtattatttattatatgcaGAAGTTTCTGCAAGATAGTTAGGTTTTGCGAAAACATTACGTGCTTTACAATCCAGCCATTTACACAACAGTTTTAGGTTTTATGAATGATTTACACATAGAATGGTTTATAAACGATTTGCACTGAAATTCATTCTACGAGTTTATGAATGAATCTTTGTTTTCTATTgttcaaatgaataaaaaaaatgaggCGTGCACATttcataaaaactttaaaacggTAAAGAAAACAGGTGACAAGTTGTatagaaaaatgcaaaaatattctCCTTTTATTGAGGTAAATTTCTCTATGAATTGAGGTAACAATTTGCATAGTTTTACATCTATACCTGCTCGAAAGCGGAGGAGGAAAATGGATTTGAACAACAAACAAGATGTGGAAACGCCATAAGGTATTTGAGCAAGTGTGAGTCGCACAAACATCCAACAAAGTGTATGGACTACAGAGAACAGAACAGTCTTTAACGCCACAAACAGAGAGGGGACAATATAAAGCATCCATTGTCTTTTGCTGGTGaaaaaattgtttacatttttcctgtaaaatgggaaaaaaattcTCTACCCAAATACCAGGTATAAAACTACATTCTGAGAAGGTGACAGAAAAATTCCTGAATCGAGTCTTGTTTAAAAGTCTCAACACCTCTAAAATGATTTGACTTGGCAGGGCACTTTAAAAATCTGGTTGAAGATATTAAAACACTAGTGATATGAAGAGAAAAAACACCTTCTTTCATACTGACGCTACAAACATTTCAGGCTCGGTACACATTCACAACTCGACTTTGGTTTGTGGACAACAATAGAGAGGTACAGACACTGATGAGAGTCGCATTAATGCTGCCAACTTGGACCAAATTCACTCTCTTCGTACACGCGCACAAACAAACGCTACAATCACTGTGAGAATGCCTCCTACCGAAATCTGTCAGTTGTAAAACTGTAAGGCATAAGTGTGCGTGACAAAAACATACTCTCCACTGTTGCTGTACACTAGAAACAGGAGCTAACCGTCTCAAAACTATATTAACAGAATGTACAAAACAAACAGTCTCTGTGGTTGAAGGGTACTCAGAAGGGGTCAGAGGTCACTGGCTTTGCTTTTGTCCTGAGAGTTTCTTTGTGTGTAGAAGAGAATGTAGGCTTGGGCCTTGCACACTTCCTCCACGGCACACACACTCAGTTTGGAGTCGTTACAGTGCACCCAAAACCCTGAAAAGA
Proteins encoded in this region:
- the metap2a gene encoding methionine aminopeptidase 2, which codes for MVSINGEEADNVAGKKKKKKTKKKKGPKTQTDPPSIPICDLYPSGVFPVGQECEYPPSQDGRSAAWRMSNDEKQVLDKANEEMWSDFRQAAEAHRQVRQYVKSWIKPGMTMIDICERLEDCSRKLIKEDGLNAGLAFPTGCSLNNCAAHYTPNAGDPTVLQYDDVCKIDFGTHINGRIIDCAFTVTFNPKFDRLLEAVRDATNTGIKCAGIDVRLCDVGESIQEVMESYEVEIDGKTYQVKPIRNLNGHSIGQYRIHAGKTVPIVKGGEATRMEEGEVYAIETFGSTGKGVVHDDMDCSHYMKNFDVGHVPIRLPRAKHLLNVVNENFGTLAFCRRWLDRLGESKYLMALKNLCDLGIIDPYPPLCDAKGSYTAQFEHTILLRPTCKEVVSRGDDY